Genomic DNA from Edaphobacter lichenicola:
CGCGATCACTCTTAGCCTTGCAACTATCCAAGGGTCAGTTTCCGGATGGGAGAGCGACGAATATCAGGGGCGCCCGATCAGTCATTTCGAGATTTATCTCGAAGCGATGGAGCAGGTGAAGGCAGATACACGTGCGATTCGCCACGTGGTAAGCTGCGCTCCGCTGGGCGTTGACGGGCTGAGTTTCGAAGGAGTTCCGGCAGCGGCGAAAGAGTTCGTCGAGACCTATCCACGGATTCGTGCGCTCGGTCACGTCCGCTTTTTCATGGAGTCGCATGTCTTCGCGGTGTGGGACCGCATCCTCGCGGCCAAACGCGAAGGCCGCGGCCTGGGCAGCCGACGAGCCCCTGTGAATGACTCGGAAGGTAGCCAACTACGACACCGACGTCCTCTATCAGCAGAATCTCCTGCAAATCCAGCGCCCGGAGGATTTGAACTTCGACCTCGCAAATCGCCTATTGCGCACCAAGCACGAGAGTTGGAGCTACGAACAAGAGGTGCGGATGTTCGTGGACCTTAACGATCCGCCGGATGCGAAGGGGCTCAAATGGATCGAGTTTGGACCCGCTCCTCGTGCTCAAGGAAGTTATCATCGGCGCGCAGTGACATCCCACAGTGAGTAAGAAGATAGAAGAAGCAGTGGAACC
This window encodes:
- a CDS encoding DUF2971 domain-containing protein yields the protein MTRKVANYDTDVLYQQNLLQIQRPEDLNFDLANRLLRTKHESWSYEQEVRMFVDLNDPPDAKGLKWIEFGPAPRAQGSYHRRAVTSHSE